ATGAACGGTTTTTTTGTGCATACTTATACAATTTTTCAAAAAAGTATTCCCTTTTTGCTCATTTTCTTTTAGAATAAGTAATGTTTTCCTGAAAAAATATAATAGAAACATCTATTAGAGAAAAAGGTGACTTTAATAGTTGAACGGATGAACATAACACCTAGAATGACAGATGGGGTGGTACCAATAGAAAAGAAATTAGGATTTTTTCCATTAATCGCATTAGTAGTAGGAACAATGGTTGGCGGTGGTGTTTTTAGTTTACCGCATGATTTAGCAGTAGGCGCAAATAGTGGCGCAACGATAATTGGATGGTGTATTACAGCAATGGGAATGATTCCACTTGCACTTGTATACCAAACGTTAGCAAGACAAAAACCAGAGCTTGAAGGCGGAATTTATAGTTACGCACGCACAGGATTTGGTGAATATGTTGGTTTTAACAGTGCATGGGGATATTGGCTTGCAGGGATTTTAGGAAACGTAGCTACGATTATGTTATTGTTTAGTACACTTGGATATTTTTTCCCTATTTTTAAAGGAGGAAACAACGTTGCCTCCATCGTTGGTGCATCTCTTTTATTATGGACGCTGCACTTCCTTATTTTAATTGGAATTCGTGAAGCGTCTATTATGAACTTTGTTGCAACAATTGGAAAACTAGTTCCGATTTTATTATTTATTGCAGTTATGGTTACAGCGTTTCGCTGGGATACATTTACACATGATTTTTGGGGTGAGGGAACCGTTTCTATTTCTTCTGTCCTTGGTCAAGTGAAAAATACGATGCTTGTTACACTTTGGGTATTTATCGGTGTGGAAGGAGCAGTCGTATTATCTGGAAGAGCAAAAAACAGCCGTGATGTTGGAAAAGCAACGGTTGTTGGATTAATTTTAGTTATGTCCATCTATATTTTAATCTCAGTCCTTTCTATGGGGGCAATGACAAGACAAGAGCTTTCTCTGTTAGAAACGCCGTCAATGGGCCATGTATTAGAGCATGTTGTTGGACCATGGGGAGCATTTGCCATTAATATCGGATTGGTTGCTTCACTTGTTGGGACATTAATTGGATGGTTCTTACTCGTTTCTGAAATTTCTCACGTAGCAGGGAAAGATGGCGTATTTCCGAAAGCCTTTACGAAGACAAATAAAAAGCAGACACCACATATTGCATTATGGATTTCAAATGGTGTCGCACAAACATTGTTTATTATCGTTTTGTTTTCGGAATCAACGTATCAAATGATGTATTTTATCGCGTCTACATCTATTTTACTTCCGTACTTATTATCAGCACTTTATCAGTTGAAATTAGTTGTAACGAAGGAACTGAAACGTGCGAGGCTAAAAAATGGAATGCTTGCTTTAATTGCCTCATTGTATTCCGTATGGTTGATTTATGCAGCAGGCTTAAAAAACTTATTACTTGTCTCAATCGTATATGGTATTGGACTTGTTGTTTATATGTTTGCTCGAAAAGAAAAAGGAAATCGCTGTTTTTCTGGCATGGAGAGATATGTCATGGTTGTAATCGTGGTTGCAGCAGTAATATCGCTTTATATGCTTGTAACAGGTAATATAAAAATGTAAAAAAGTCCTCCTGGAGGACTTTTTTCTTTGCATACAAGGAATTTTATTTTATTTACAGAATATCTAATATATAAGATGTTTAGGAGGGATGAGAATGGAAGAAAAAGAACAACTCTTAAGAATTATGGAATTGGCAAGTGATTTACGAAAAGTATTAGTACAAGAATCATTTTTTAATCATCATCCCGAACTACGTGGAGCGATTGAGAATTTAGCTGGTTCTGTGGAGACTTTAGCAAGCCTGCAACATAATAAAGATGAAAATGCCGAGGATAAACTACGATACGTACTTGCTAAAATGAAAATTGCTCACAATGCGATTATGCAAGAGAAAAAAGCTTTCCCTTCTCACTAATATAAGTTTTACTTTTGTAACCTGACGGTGTAGGTCAGGTTTTTTTGTTTCTAGTTTTCTTTTACAGTTCATATAATAAGAACAGTATGAAAAAAAGAAGGTGAGTATATTGAAGCTACATAAAGCTCTCCATCCAAGTTTTATAAAGCGGATGTATCACATGAGATTTCTTGGAAAGTTCGTTGAAGGTGAGGAGGAAAAAAAGAATACTTTTTCTGTACAATGTCTTTCACAAATTCCTTCTATTTTGAAATCGCAATTTGAAGGTGAAGTATATTTGTTTGAAGGACTATATACTAACAAAAAAAATGAGAGAATATTTGCGGATTTAAAGAAAAAAAAGTTAGAAAAACAATTGGTATTGTTTCGCCTTTATTATGAAAGAGGGAACTTGTATGTTGAATTAATATGTACAGAACAACGGGAAATCGCGGATGCATATAAGATTATCCCTTCGCCAAGATTAGTAGGCTATAAAAAGAGAGAATCTTTAGAGCGAAAGCTAGGTAATGGGTACTTATCTTTTCTTATTCCTAAATTCCCACACGATTTCGAAGTACCACAGTTGTTATGGTATGAAGGTAGATTATATGGGAATTTATCATTAAAATCATCCATTAGTTCAATTGCATATTGCGAACAAAAAAAGGAATGCAAATATATCGAAATTGATAATTGGACCAAGTATATAGAAGTGAAAGCGGATGATCATTTGTATTTTGTAAGAGAAAATATGTATGATCAACTTCTAAAGCAAATCGAAGAAGAGGGAAAACGGGTGGAAGTAGTAGACATAAAAGGGCAAAAAGAAGACCAAGAATGGAATGAGCGTGAATCTACATTTATACAGTATGTACAGAACTTAATCAATAATAAAGGTTTGTATTTAGATGCAACGGATATTTTTAACTTTCATATTAGTGTAAAAACAAATATGTTAACGATTCTTGCTGGTATCCCAGGAATCGGGAAATCTCGTTTTGTGCAAGTATATGCAGAAGCGTTAGGGTTAACGTATGGAGAAGAATTGTTATGGATTCCAATTTCTCCATCTTATCAAGAACCACACGATATAATAGGTTATCTTCATCCAAATGGAACATATATCGAAAGTGAAACGAAGTTAATTCGGACATTATTAAAAGCATATGAAAATCCGAATCAGCTTTATATGATTGTATTTGATGAAATGAATATGTCACATATTGAACATTGGTTTACACCATTTTTATCTATTCTTCAATTAGAAAAGAAAAATCGTATTCTTTCTTTATATGAGGAAGGAAATGAAATAGAAAATATAATTCCACCTAAAATTGAAATTGGTGAAAATATTATTTTTATCGGGACTGTAAATTTTGATGAAACAACGAAAGAATTATCTGATCGCTTATTGGATCGAACAAATCTTATTACACTTCAAAAGATTCCATTTTGTGAAATCAATATGCAGCAAAATAAAGGGATACAAATCCCGCCCCTACAAGTAACAACAGGAGAGTTTCGTATGAATTGGTTACGAAATAAAGAGATAATTGATGTACTTTTTGAAGAAGAATTAGAACTATTAGATAAATTACACGGCGTATTATCATCACATGACGCATCGAAAGGCGTTTCTTTTCGATGCGCTGCTGCGATTGCGACTTATTTGCAAAATATCCCTCCAAAAGATAATCAATCTTATATGATTAGCCGAGAAGAGGGTTTTGATTTACAAGTAAAACAGCGTATTTTAACAAAATTACGTGGTACGGAAATGACAATTGGTCCACTTCTTCGTGAGGATGAAAAGAAAGGGCTATCGCTAGTATCATTATTACAATCTCCACTTGCGAATTGTGTCTCCGCATTCGAACATTCTCTAGCTTATATTAGACAAAAACGGCGTGAATTGGAGTTGTATGGGTATGCGAAATGAGGAGCAGCACGAGACGGAAATTGTAGATACAAAAGATAAGCTCCCGTTCGTATTAAAATTAATTATTGGAACAGAAGGAAAAGGAGATTTTATATTTTTGAATCGTCTTTGTAAACACACTACAACAATGGCACATTGTGTTTATAAAGTGCAAGAATTAAAAGCATTACGTTTGACTTTACATTGTGAAAAGCCAATCCGTGTTACTTTTATATGGAATAAAGTGTATGAAGGGCAAAAAGATAAGAAAGAATGGCAATATGAATTGCATGAAAAAAGAGAAAAAGTATTATTATATGAACATGGAAAAACTGATTTTTTTTATCCTTGGCGTTGTGGTTTGTATCATTTCGAGGTGAAAGTGGAAGAAGAGATATACTATGGAGCGTTTCAAATTGTTCCTAAAAATTTTTTTGATGATCAATTTGAAACGATTCAAAATTATGTAAAATCAATTTTGAATGAAATTATGCTAGATCGTGGTTATTATAAAAAGACATTCTCAACGCTAATTGATATTGAAGATTCTTCCTATTTAATGCTACTTCGAATGCTGCCACAAAAAATGAAAAAAATAAAGCAGCTTTATAAAAAAGTTGAAGAGAACACAAGATATATCGATAAATATGAGTGGGAAATACGGGAACGAAAAGCGACGATGAAAAGTGTGATAATGAACGAGAAAAAGCCCCACGCTAAGTATTATAATCGCAGATTTATAGAACAAACAGATAGTTTGGAGAATGCTTTTCTAAAATTTACAACGAAACAATTTTATCAATATTTACTTGAAGCGCAGGCTTTCTTACAAAAGACAATCGAAATATTAGAAAGAGCAACACATACAAAAAAAGAGGAACAACAAGCAGTAAAAACAATTATGCAAACCATTGAAAGAAACGGGTCTGTAACAGATAGGGAGAAGCAAAAATATCGAAATATTCATTTGTTAAAAGAGGCAGACTTGCGGAAAGCATCTATGAAAATACAAGAGTATAAAATTTTAAATCATATTGTCCACCAAGCTATACTGTACTTTCAAAATTTGTTAAATTCTCCATTCTGGAGAGGGATTTCTGAAAAGACAAATATAACTATGCATGCTTTACCTGTTACTCATCGGCAACTATTATATCATTTAGAGTTTCTACCACGTTATAATCAACAATCTCCAGCTTTATTATTTGTGTATAAACCAACGTTTTTAGTGTATGAGTATTATGCATTTTTTATCATTATTTCTATATTGCAACAGTTAGAATTTAAAGATGAAATTTCATTACGCGAACAAATTCAAACTTATTTTTACTTAGATGGTTTACAGGATGGTACGACAATTGTTTTAAATCGTGAAAATATTCAAATCCATGTAGTGTTTAATGATCTTATTGAAACGCACCCACTCATTGCACTTAGTAAAGGAAGTCATTTCTATAATGGAGAAGATACGAAAAAGCCAGACATTCGTTTAGATTGTTATGTGAAGCAAGGGGAACGTTATGAGTACCAGTCGTCTATTATTGTTGAGGTGAAATATAGTCCTATGTTTAATATTTTTCAGCCTGTTGGAAATACAAAAGCAACAGAGCAAATGTACAAATATTGGTCCATTAAGTATGTAGAAGAACAAGATGGAAAACGTATTTTTCACCGAAGGGCGATTCATGAAGTGATTTGTGTATACCCAGGCAGTCATATGCACGGGAAGAAAATAGAAGCAGGTTGCGGAGTCTTTTTGCAATTATATCCATATAAAACAAAGCAGGGAGAAGAAAAGTTAGCTGGAAAGCATGGTCTTGTACAGATTTTCGAGAAATGGTTAAAAAATATTGTAACATGAAAAGAAACCTTTCTTTACGGAAAAGGTTTCTTTTTGTGTAAGTAAATTGAATTGTTGAAGGGAGTATAATTGTGAATTTATGGTATTGTAGAATTAAATACCCATAGAGGTGATAAAACAATAAAGGTAATTTCTAATTATATACAATGGAAGTGTCACTTTATATAAATATAAAAAAATGAATAGGAACTGGTTAATTTTTATAGAATGTATAATGTATTAAATACCTTTTAGTTGCATGCGGAGATTTGTTCTTATATGATAGATGGTGAAAGCGTTATCAAAATATAGAGCGGCGATGGGAAAGGCGGGGAAATATGTTCCAGCGTGTTCAAACAAAGGAAGAACATTTTTGGTTCGAGCAACTGTGGGGAGATTTTTGTGAAGAGAGAGATTTAATGTTTGTAGAGCGTAATTTAAATCCATCACGATTTTTATTAATAGAAGAAGGACATTCTATTGGTACAGTAGAGTGTATTCGATATACGACACCTGAACAATCTAATTCTGAGTTTTTCTATCCGTTTTCTGAAAATGAGTTAATGAAAGGTTTAAAGAATGTTTATGAAATAGGAAAGTTAAGTATTGCGAAAACATCGCGCGGGAGAGGACATTTCAAAAGGTTAACAGCTATTTTATTTATTCATGCTTTAGAAATGAAAGCTGAGTGGTATATTGCTGTTGTTACAAAAAGAATGTATATGTATTTACTTACAATTGGTTTTCCAATTGAACCAATTGATGATCCGTTTTATTTTCATGATACATTGCAAGGGGTACCTGTTCGAATTCATGCTCGGAAAGGATTAACACATTTGTATTCCTTAAAAGAATTTCGGGATATTATTCAAGGAAATGCTCATGCGCAGGCATTAATCAAAGAGAACAGTAAAAATATTATGTTAACAAGATGAAGTGTCACAAATTTTTATAAATTATTGTGATTGATATCACATCCCTTTTTCTCAATGTATATTAAGCTTAGTTTGTAATGAATGATTGGGAAAGGGTGGGATGATATGTTTTGCTATCAATGTGAACAAACGCCAACAGGCGGATGTAAAGTAATGGGTGTTTGCGGTAAGAATGAAACAATTGCAAGTTTACAAGATACGATTGTGTTTGGGTTAAAAGGAATTGCTGCTTATCGTACCCATGCTGCGCAGCTAGGGTATACAGATCCATTTGTAGATGCTACAACTCAAGAAGCGTTATATATGACATTAACAAATTCTAACTTTAATGAACAAGAACATATTGATATGGCTATGAAAGTTGGGAAATCAGCTTTACGGGTGATGGAGTTGTTAGATGAGGCACATACGAATCATTTCGGTGTTCCAGAGCCTGTTCAAATTACACAAAATCATGTAGAAGGTAAGGCAATTGTTGTTACTGGTCATAATTTATTTGCATTAGAGGAATTATTAAAGCAAACAGAAGGAAAAGAAATTAATATTTATACGCATTCTGAAATGCTACCAGCACACGGATATCCACAACTGAAAAAATATAAACATTTAAAAGGAAACATTGGTAAGGCATGGTATGATCAACGACGTCTTTTTGAAAAATTTACCGGTGCGATATTGGCTACAACGAACTGTGTTATGCCAATTAAAGGATCATACTCTGATCGCTTCTTTTCATATGATATTGCCGGCCTGGAGGGTGTACGGAAAATTGAAAATGATGATTTTGCACCATTGATTAAAAAAGCGCTAGAACTTCCCGAAGTACATATGGAGTCGGATGAACAGTTAGTAACAGGGTTTCATCATAATACAGTATTATCATTAGCTCCAGAAATCATTGAGGCAGTAAAGGGAGGGGAAATTAAGCGCTTCTTTGTCATCGCAGGTTGTGATGCCCCAGGAAAAGGCGGAGAATACTATCGTGAATTAGCAACGTCACTTCCGCAAGAAACGGTTATTTTAACAACTTCTTGTGGGAAATTCCGCTTTAATGATGTGAATTATGGTGTTGTACCCGGTACGGAGATTCCACGTTACATTGACTTAGGGCAATGTAATAATTCAATTTCTACAATAAAAATAGCGGCAGCTTTAGCAGATGCTTTTCAATGTGAAGTGAACGAATTGCCAGTTAGTATTGTCCTATCTTGGTTTGAACAAAAAGCGGTTGCCATTTTACTTGGGCTATTTAGTCTTGGGATTCAAGATATTCGTATCGGTCCAAAGGCCCCTGAATTTATTTCACCTGGTGTGCTTGATGTATTACAAGAAACATTTGGTTTAAAACTTATTACAACTGCAGCAGAAGATATGAATATGATGTTATCGTAACAAAAAGGATGTCTTGTAATGAGACATCCTTTTTATATAAATAAAAAAGCGCATGATAATTGACTAGGGGGGAGTCAATTATCATGCGCGAACAAACGATTGGAAAAGAACTAAAATCCGAATATACTTAAAATCATTTTACGACGTTTCGGTTTTTCTTCTCGTTCATATGTTGGCGTGATATCAGGTGTGATGTAAATTGGTTCTTTTTTCTCAAGAGCAGCTTCTAATTTTTGAATTCTATCCATCATTTCTTCCATTTCTCTGCGATGTTGTAGCAATTGGTAATTGACGACATCATCTGCTTTATCTTGCATTTTTTCCTCTATACGATTTAAACGGTGTGTAATTGTATTTAATTGTGTAACAAATTGTTCAAAATCAGTTGATGGTTCTACTTGTGAAATTATAGCGGGAGATAAGGTTTGTTCTATATGAGAACGATGATATTCTAACATTTTATCTAAGTTGTCTTGAGTGAAAATGAAATGACCGTACTTGTTTTTTTCTATATTGAGATTCAATTGTTGTGCAATTCGAACCACTGCCTTTGGGCTAACACCTAACTTTTTCGCAATAATGGGTGTTTTATATTCCAAGGTAAATCCCTCCTATATATATCCTGTTGAATTATTTCGAGGTATTAAGCTTCTTCCCTGCATGGGTGACAAAAGAAGTGAGGAATCGGCAAAGAAAGTGTTTTTTCACGAGAATTAGTTTTTGAGCATATAGATTCTTCTAAAAAGAGAGAAAAATGTCTGTTTTTTTTCAATTATTCTAGTTTGACTGAAAGAAGATATTTAGATTATCATAAATATAAATATCCTCTTTATGTATGCATATAATGTATAAAAAGGTGATGGCGAATGTAGAAACTTGTAAGATGATAAGAAAAGTCTTTTTCGCTTGAATAAATTAATTAGGAGGTGGCTTCCTTGCTTACAGCGTAAGTAAGGAAACGTATTTGGACATATATAGTATAAGTATGGTGATTGTTTTAATTGCCTTAACTGCATTTTTCGTTGCGGCCGAGTTTGCAATTGTGAAAGTAAGAAGTTCACGCATCGATTTTTTAATTGCAGAGGGAAATAAACGTGCAATTCCTGTGAAAACAGTCATTACAAACTTAGACGAGTATTTATCAGCTTGTCAATTAGGAATTACAGTTACAGCTCTTGGACTTGGATGGTTAGGAAAGCCAGCAATAAAGCACATGTTTGATTCGCTTTTCGCAAGATGGGAGGTGCCTCCCCAGGTTGCTGATATTTTGGCTGTGATTCTAGTGTTTATGTTCATTACTTTTTTTCATGTTGTTGTGGGGGAATTATCACCAAAAACATTGGCGATTCAAAAAGCAGAACAAGTGAGTTTACTCGTTGCTAAACCGCTTATTTTCTTTTATCGAATTACTTTTCCGTTTATATGGCTTTTAAATGGATCTGCTCGATATGTAACAAGAATGTTTGGTTTACAAACTGCGAAAGAGCACGAGGAAGTTCATTCGGAAGAAGAATTACGGTTGTTAGTGTCAGAAAGTTATAAAAACGGTGAAATTAATCAATCTGAATTTAAATATGTAAATAAAATCTTTGAATTTGACGATTGTATTGCAAAAGAAATTATGGTCCCACGGACAGAGATGAACATTTTAGATAAAGATACTTCTGTTAAAGAAGCATTGCAGAAAATGTCCAATGAGAAATATACAAGATACCCAGTTGTTGATGGGGATAAGGATCATGTTATCGGTTTTGTAAACTTTAAAGATATTTTCACAGATTTTGTGAAACATGGTGCCTTTAGCAAAGAAACGGTGCAGCAGTATATTCGTCCCATTATACTTGTCATTGAATCGATTGCAATTCATGATTTGTTTTTAAAAATGCAACGAGAGCGTACACATATCGCTATATTAATTGATGAATATGGTGGAACAGCAGGTCTTGTAACAGTTGAAGATATATTAGAAGAAATTGTTGGCGATATTCAAGATGAATTTGATATAGATGAAAAACCAGAAATCCAACATATAAGTGAAACAAAGACAATTTTAGAAGGAAAAGTATTTGTTAGCGAAGTAAATGTATTGTTAGGTTTATCTATTGATGATGATGATATTGATACAATTGGTGGATGGATTTTAACAAAGCACCTAGAAATTACAGAAGGTGATATTGTTGAAATTGAAGATTATAATTTTTGCGTTAAGGAATTGGATGGCCACTATATCAAGCAAATAGAAGTGACAAAGCGAGCAGCTCCCATTTTAATTTCAGAAACTGAAAAACCAATAACATTACAAGAACAAGTAAGCTCGTAAACTCTGCATTTAGCAGAGTTTTTTTAGTAGGGAAAATATTTTTTTATGTAATGGGACAATGTTACAATAAAATAAGTCAGACATTTAGCGAAAGCAATGCATGGAATTGATGAACTAGAATTAGATAAATACAAATTAAAAGACTGACATAAAACCTAATTTTTAGGTGGGAGAGAGCATCCGGCGGTCAGACCCTTTTTCTGCTCCATGTCGAGTGAAAACAAATGCAGACCCCCCATTTTGTTATTCATAGCCGCGGCTTATATGTCAAAAAATCAAAATGGATTTATATGGGCAGTTTCATGATTAAAGACATCATATGCGGTGTCAAAGAAAGTGGTACAGGTCGTGAAGGAATTAAATATGCGATTGAAGAAATGACAGAGATGAAACTAATCTTCATAAAAAAATAAATATAAATAAAAGGTACACTTATTATCTAAGTAAGTGTACCTTTTATTTATCTCGCTATTTGCGTGCAGTAAGA
This sequence is a window from Bacillus pseudomycoides DSM 12442. Protein-coding genes within it:
- a CDS encoding hemolysin family protein produces the protein MDIYSISMVIVLIALTAFFVAAEFAIVKVRSSRIDFLIAEGNKRAIPVKTVITNLDEYLSACQLGITVTALGLGWLGKPAIKHMFDSLFARWEVPPQVADILAVILVFMFITFFHVVVGELSPKTLAIQKAEQVSLLVAKPLIFFYRITFPFIWLLNGSARYVTRMFGLQTAKEHEEVHSEEELRLLVSESYKNGEINQSEFKYVNKIFEFDDCIAKEIMVPRTEMNILDKDTSVKEALQKMSNEKYTRYPVVDGDKDHVIGFVNFKDIFTDFVKHGAFSKETVQQYIRPIILVIESIAIHDLFLKMQRERTHIAILIDEYGGTAGLVTVEDILEEIVGDIQDEFDIDEKPEIQHISETKTILEGKVFVSEVNVLLGLSIDDDDIDTIGGWILTKHLEITEGDIVEIEDYNFCVKELDGHYIKQIEVTKRAAPILISETEKPITLQEQVSS
- a CDS encoding AAA family ATPase, with protein sequence MKLHKALHPSFIKRMYHMRFLGKFVEGEEEKKNTFSVQCLSQIPSILKSQFEGEVYLFEGLYTNKKNERIFADLKKKKLEKQLVLFRLYYERGNLYVELICTEQREIADAYKIIPSPRLVGYKKRESLERKLGNGYLSFLIPKFPHDFEVPQLLWYEGRLYGNLSLKSSISSIAYCEQKKECKYIEIDNWTKYIEVKADDHLYFVRENMYDQLLKQIEEEGKRVEVVDIKGQKEDQEWNERESTFIQYVQNLINNKGLYLDATDIFNFHISVKTNMLTILAGIPGIGKSRFVQVYAEALGLTYGEELLWIPISPSYQEPHDIIGYLHPNGTYIESETKLIRTLLKAYENPNQLYMIVFDEMNMSHIEHWFTPFLSILQLEKKNRILSLYEEGNEIENIIPPKIEIGENIIFIGTVNFDETTKELSDRLLDRTNLITLQKIPFCEINMQQNKGIQIPPLQVTTGEFRMNWLRNKEIIDVLFEEELELLDKLHGVLSSHDASKGVSFRCAAAIATYLQNIPPKDNQSYMISREEGFDLQVKQRILTKLRGTEMTIGPLLREDEKKGLSLVSLLQSPLANCVSAFEHSLAYIRQKRRELELYGYAK
- the arcD gene encoding arginine-ornithine antiporter; this translates as MTDGVVPIEKKLGFFPLIALVVGTMVGGGVFSLPHDLAVGANSGATIIGWCITAMGMIPLALVYQTLARQKPELEGGIYSYARTGFGEYVGFNSAWGYWLAGILGNVATIMLLFSTLGYFFPIFKGGNNVASIVGASLLLWTLHFLILIGIREASIMNFVATIGKLVPILLFIAVMVTAFRWDTFTHDFWGEGTVSISSVLGQVKNTMLVTLWVFIGVEGAVVLSGRAKNSRDVGKATVVGLILVMSIYILISVLSMGAMTRQELSLLETPSMGHVLEHVVGPWGAFAINIGLVASLVGTLIGWFLLVSEISHVAGKDGVFPKAFTKTNKKQTPHIALWISNGVAQTLFIIVLFSESTYQMMYFIASTSILLPYLLSALYQLKLVVTKELKRARLKNGMLALIASLYSVWLIYAAGLKNLLLVSIVYGIGLVVYMFARKEKGNRCFSGMERYVMVVIVVAAVISLYMLVTGNIKM
- the hcp gene encoding hydroxylamine reductase, which produces MFCYQCEQTPTGGCKVMGVCGKNETIASLQDTIVFGLKGIAAYRTHAAQLGYTDPFVDATTQEALYMTLTNSNFNEQEHIDMAMKVGKSALRVMELLDEAHTNHFGVPEPVQITQNHVEGKAIVVTGHNLFALEELLKQTEGKEINIYTHSEMLPAHGYPQLKKYKHLKGNIGKAWYDQRRLFEKFTGAILATTNCVMPIKGSYSDRFFSYDIAGLEGVRKIENDDFAPLIKKALELPEVHMESDEQLVTGFHHNTVLSLAPEIIEAVKGGEIKRFFVIAGCDAPGKGGEYYRELATSLPQETVILTTSCGKFRFNDVNYGVVPGTEIPRYIDLGQCNNSISTIKIAAALADAFQCEVNELPVSIVLSWFEQKAVAILLGLFSLGIQDIRIGPKAPEFISPGVLDVLQETFGLKLITTAAEDMNMMLS